A window of the Lactuca sativa cultivar Salinas chromosome 5, Lsat_Salinas_v11, whole genome shotgun sequence genome harbors these coding sequences:
- the LOC111881850 gene encoding uncharacterized protein LOC111881850, with amino-acid sequence MAVSTRRTTGPVLRSHSPAGRFYNSSSSSFASASSAFSSRSTSFFEQRSASPTPVNVFGTSSSSVRFSFDNRPISPSRSISSLPRNHNQAVKKQETPKRTCMCSPTSHPGSFRCSLHKNTNNNSNHHNTATYPSNRLNARRSTMTNSLVRIGTVEGGDLVKRALAALIRPSSHQQRRRTSFQARPSRLSVMSKAEEL; translated from the coding sequence ATGGCGGTTTCAACTAGAAGAACAACCGGACCGGTGCTAAGATCTCACTCGCCGGCCGGAAGATTCTACAACTCATCTTCGTCGTCCTTTGCCTCAGCCAGCTCCGCCTTCTCATCCAGATCCACTTCGTTTTTTGAACAAAGATCGGCGTCGCCAACTCCGGTGAACGTATTCGGAACATCGTCGTCGTCCGTACGGTTTTCCTTCGACAACCGTCCAATTTCTCCAAGCAGATCAATATCTTCGCTGCCTAGGAATCATAATCAGGCGGTGAAGAAACAGGAAACTCCGAAGAGGACGTGTATGTGTTCACCTACGTCGCATCCAGGATCATTCAGGTGCAGCTTGCATAAGAACACCAACAACAACAGTAACCACCACAATACGGCGACGTATCCTTCAAATCGTCTCAACGCGAGGAGGTCTACGATGACTAACTCGCTTGTCCGTATAGGAACTGTCGAAGGTGGTGATTTGGTCAAGAGAGCTCTTGCGGCGTTGATCCGGCCTTCATCTCATCAGCAGCGACGGAGAACCTCGTTTCAGGCTAGGCCGAGTCGGCTATCAGTCATGTCAAAGGCGGAGGAGTTGTAG
- the LOC122194490 gene encoding glutathione S-transferase T3, whose translation MNPNQNTPPNYRNRKPDNAFALDTTPRQFPMMESPQGGFINLLQSGSPIQQTPLFQQQYQPFPAFQQQQMQQQYQQFQQFQQLQQLQQQSSQQQQPPISQPPSSQPPLSPDFVPETQPSPPPQPKKKKEKKTVRPTTNQERVPWTKEEEKLAEAWVAASEDPIVGDSQTYGSFWEKVRAIFYELMESQTRNADQITSKWRDIRLKCTDFGGIYNNLLNIRKSGSNDFDVFKAAMDQYEKTTPTRKAFPYMKPWLKLKDSPKWKEQTEGSSQSSGSKRSRNPDRTSQQSDGRTHIDINDDPIDLETDQPLPRPVGRSKAKKAASTSSNSSVMDMFDDKFDRYVQLQETKVEVMTRMEQKMIEAQTSFQEAQETL comes from the coding sequence ATGAATCCCAACCAAAATACCCCTCCAAACTACCGAAATCGCAAACCTGATAACGCTTTTGCGTTAGATACAACACCTCGACAATTCCCAATGATGGAGTCACCTCAAGGCGGTTTTATCAATCTACTTCAAAGTGGTTCCCCTATCCAACAAACACCACTTTTCCAACAACAATATCAACCTTTTCCGGCtttccaacaacaacaaatgcaacaacaataccaacaatttcaacaattccaacaactacaacaactccAACAACAATCGTCACAACAACAGCAACCACCAATTTCACAACCACCAAGCTCACAACCACCACTTTCACCGGATTTTGTTCCGGAAACGcaaccttcaccaccacctcaaccaaaaaagaaaaaagaaaaaaaaacggtCCGACCCACTACCAACCAAGAAAGGGTCCCATggacaaaagaagaagaaaagttagCGGAGGCATGGGTGGCGGCTTCCGAAGATCCAATTGTAGGAGATAGCCAGACTTACGGAAGTTTTTGGGAAAAAGTCCGAGCCATTTTTTACGAGTTAATGGAAAGTCAAACTCGAAATGCCGATCAAATTACGTCGAAATGGCGAGATATTCGACTAAAATGCACCGATTTTGGAGGAATCTACAACAATCTCCTAAACATACGCAAAAGCGGCTCGAACGATTTTGATGTATTCAAGGCGGCCATGGACCAATATGAAAAAACAACGCCTACACGCAAAGCTTTTCCGTATATGAAACCGTGGCTAAAATTGAAAGACTCCCCAAAATGGAAAGAGCAAACGGAAGGAAGTTCCCAATCTTCCGGTTCAAAGCGTTCGAGAAACCCCGATAGAACTTCTCAACAATCGGACGGCCGAACACACATCGACATCAACGACGATCCGATAGATCTTGAAACCGACCAACCTCTTCCTCGGCCCGTTGGAAGAAGTAAAGCAAAAAAAGCGGCGTCAACATCTTCGAATTCTAGTGTTATGGATATGTTCGACGATAAATTTGATCGATATGTGCAGCTTCAAGAAACGAAGGTCGAGGTGATGACTCGGATGGAACAAAAAATGATCGAAGCACAAACATCATTTCAAGAGGCACAAGAGACACTCTAA